The Bacillus zhangzhouensis region TACAAAAAGCCTCCACGCTAGATTCTTTCATTTCTAGTATGGAAGCTTTTTACACCCTTTATTCTTATGCTTTTTTCACACGTGTTAAAAGCTGCTGCTGGAAGCAGTATTTCATGATGTGCTGCTGCTGGTCATTTGTGATCTCTGAAAACTCCATGATCGCTCTTGTTTTGCCAGACTGTTCATCTTGATATACTCGATTCATCTCTGCAAGCGCTTTAATTTTAACGGGCTCTTTCAGAGGAAGTTCAAACTCTGTGACCACTTCTCCATATTCTTTCAATGACACACCTTCAGGAACAGCAATTGCTACACTGCCAGCACTCATATTCACTATAAATGTATCAAAGGCCTCTTCATCCGTTTGCATGATGGTGGCTTTGACCATCGTATTTACTCTCAGATATTCTCTTCGCTGAAGCCGGATCATTTCTTCTTTTGGCGGAATGGCAATAACAATCATCGGAATATCTTCTTTTCTTTTTCCGATGACCTCGCTTGTACATTTGTATGGAATTTGGTTTTCGTCAAAAAAGAAGACAGTTATTTTTGTTTGCTGGTTTAAGTAGATGGTGCGGCCCGTTTCTTTATCAGCTGGATAATGAATACAAATATCATCGTTGTTATTTTCCAAAACCTTCGATTTTGCTGTTTTCACTTCTTTATTCTCATTGACATACTCAATTGTGATTGCATCCCCTATTTGTAACATTCCTCATCACTCTTTTCATCTGTGTAATCGTATCCTCTCCTATATTAAACCATGTCTAAAACAAAAGGAAAAGACTTATAAGCCTTTTCCTCGTTTCCTTTTCTATAGGTCTTTATATATAGGTTCTGCGTTTTTCAGTTTATCTACCCGCTCTTCTTTTCCAGTATCTGCATTAATGAACATGCGATACGTATCGTTTTTTATCGTTCCGAGGAACTCATAACACAGAACTTCCTCTGACATATCATTTTGGACAATCGCTACATGAGTATCTTCGATCTTTACATGCTGATTCAATGTTTTCTCCGCTTCTTTTTGCGAGATTTTAGGTGCTTTGATGTCCCTTGTTTTATGATTTGTCAAGTAGTCCTTCGCTGAAAACCCAACAACCTCGCCATCGTCCAATGCGACTTTCATGCGTATACTATCTGGATAAAGCAGAACATTTTTTTGAAGAGGCACATAGGTAAATACACCAATATTATCAAATTGTGCACTTTCATCTAAATGGAACGATTCCGTGTCAAATCCTTGTTTCTTTAAAAAGCTGAGTGCTTTTTCTGATGCATCATTTAAACTGATTTTTTGTTTTTTCACGTCACGATTCTGAAGAAGGTAGACTGGGTGTCCTCCTTTTTCAGTCAAGTCTAAATAAAAGTTTGCATGGCTGTCTGGATCAGACATCGATAAGCTGTACACGTCGCGGTTGGTTTTGCTGCCGCTTTTTCTCACTTTAAACTGTTGGTTATGGTCGGGTGTGAATTGCTGTGCAATTCGGATCGCTTCTTTTTTTGAAATCTTATCGCCTTTTAAATGATTGTAGCCTTGTGTTTCTTTTTCTGTCGACACATTTGTAGGCCCAAGATCGACATCTGCAAATGCATCTGCATTTCTCTCGACTGTTTTCAACCCGTCAATGATGGTGTTGTCGTTCTTTCGATCGCCGTCAGCCAGCGCCATTTCAACATCCATCCATTTTAAGTTTTGATTAAGTACGAGGTGCTGCACTTGTCTAAGTTCGTTTTGGATATCTGACGCTTGATTATATAGGGCTGTAATGGTTTTGTGTGTATCTTTATTTAATGGTTCATCTGATAAAGATTTGACCGATGATTTGTAGCTAAAATCTCCGACATTCGCCAGAAATTCTTCCGTTTTATTAAAAGGCATCAATGTGAGCGGGAGCTGACTGACATTGTTATGCGCTTCTGATGACATTCTCCATACATCTGCAAGTGCTGGTGAGATGGATGTTTGGCTGTTCATCGCAAGAGTTGCGCCCAGTTTGTCATGCAGCTGATCCACCTGATACGTTAAATCGTGAAAAGCTCTCTGGTAGTTGTTCTCAGCATGAAGTAGCACTGCGTCTTTTTCTTGATGTTCTTTATAGCCCCAATAACCTGTTGAGATGACAGCAATTCCTAAAATAGCAATCAATATTCCTCTGATCATTTATTTACACCTCTTTTTATTCGCAGAATATATGTTTCCCGATTCGTTTAATTTGTGGTCTTCCCCAAATCCATGGACTTGTTGCTGTATCAGGATTAAAGTAATAGATGGCGCTCTCAGATGGATCCCATCCATTGATTGCATCAAACACAGCCTTTTTTGCCGTTTCATCTGGCGTCATATAAAATTGACCATCTGCTACAGCAGTAAACGCAAGCGGTTCAAAAATGACCCCTGCGATCGTATTTGGAAAGGTCGGATTGTTCAAACGGTTTAAGATAACGGCCGCGATAGCCACCTGTCCTTCATACGGCTCACCTCTTGCTTCACTGTAAACAGCTTGCGACAAGAGCTGAATATCATTA contains the following coding sequences:
- a CDS encoding flagellar brake domain-containing protein, producing the protein MLQIGDAITIEYVNENKEVKTAKSKVLENNNDDICIHYPADKETGRTIYLNQQTKITVFFFDENQIPYKCTSEVIGKRKEDIPMIVIAIPPKEEMIRLQRREYLRVNTMVKATIMQTDEEAFDTFIVNMSAGSVAIAVPEGVSLKEYGEVVTEFELPLKEPVKIKALAEMNRVYQDEQSGKTRAIMEFSEITNDQQQHIMKYCFQQQLLTRVKKA
- the ypeB gene encoding germination protein YpeB, with translation MIRGILIAILGIAVISTGYWGYKEHQEKDAVLLHAENNYQRAFHDLTYQVDQLHDKLGATLAMNSQTSISPALADVWRMSSEAHNNVSQLPLTLMPFNKTEEFLANVGDFSYKSSVKSLSDEPLNKDTHKTITALYNQASDIQNELRQVQHLVLNQNLKWMDVEMALADGDRKNDNTIIDGLKTVERNADAFADVDLGPTNVSTEKETQGYNHLKGDKISKKEAIRIAQQFTPDHNQQFKVRKSGSKTNRDVYSLSMSDPDSHANFYLDLTEKGGHPVYLLQNRDVKKQKISLNDASEKALSFLKKQGFDTESFHLDESAQFDNIGVFTYVPLQKNVLLYPDSIRMKVALDDGEVVGFSAKDYLTNHKTRDIKAPKISQKEAEKTLNQHVKIEDTHVAIVQNDMSEEVLCYEFLGTIKNDTYRMFINADTGKEERVDKLKNAEPIYKDL